One genomic window of Falco cherrug isolate bFalChe1 chromosome 20, bFalChe1.pri, whole genome shotgun sequence includes the following:
- the FBXO47 gene encoding F-box only protein 47 has protein sequence MPSTAGSSYTLIPNQKYRRSNRRSRQCCNVLDEDSQSLSTLGYFQTLPLEIFQMVLNYLSVKDISLLSMVSKTISNRLINYISTPSGNRRLLLQDFHNLGLPGKREGSYILEHYKSLGLLLKRCTLLLPTKDRLKYTHKILSEVSCFKLNGCPSPLHCLGLQCYGVFLQILTAGWDELECHRVFNFLCELSNLAHKVQTVVSSKPGSARKLELRIRLYCRSVLLNHWNRRSDSAFWLTRILKPWPMVNQARLLYIIFGPVSSLDGHVVWQRMIEGPTDETSLKGLADAIKLLYDTEAREWTADDVISLVDELSVIPREWLMENNARLLILSGNSICFTFMASKAVNGRAVELARLMVFLALVCEKDLYCMDWAVKMMQKVCKVFSTPGERNNFLQCVENAFAHMIMDMLQAVLSGDRDEEDTSFLNLFHLINAQANFHKEILYLTMRNTTTPP, from the exons ATGCCGTCCACTGCAGGGAGCAGCTACACCCTGATTCCGAACCAGAAATACAGACGCAGTAACCGTCGCTCCAGACAGTGCTGCAATGTCTTGGACGAAGATTCCCAATCTCTGTCAACACTTGGctattttcaaacacttccaTTAGAGATCTTTCAAATGGTATTGAATTACCTTTCAG taaaGGATATCAGCCTGCTGAGCATGGTATCGAAAACCATCAGCAACCGCCTTATTAATTACATCTCAACCCCATCAGGAAACCGAAGGCTTTTATTGCAAGACTTCCATAACCTTGGGCTACCTGGCAAGAGAGAAGGATCCTATATTTTAGAGCACTACAAATCTCTAG GATTGTTGCTTAAAAGATGCACGCTTCTATTACCTACCAAAGATAGGCTGAAGTATACACACAAGATTCTCTCAGAA GTTTCCTGTTTTAAACTTAACGGGTGTCCGAGTCCTTTGCATTGTTTAGGATTACAGTGCTATGGGGTGTTTTTACAG ATCCTAACAGCAGGCTGGGATGAATTAGAGTGCCACCGggtttttaatttcctctgtgAGCTGAGCAATTTAGCCCATAAAGTACAGACAGTTGTCAGCAGCAAACCAG GAAGTGCCCGAAAGCTAGAGCTGCGGATAAGGTTATACTGTCGTAGCGTCTTGTTGAACCACTGGAATCGTCGAAGTGATTCTGCATTTTGGTTGACTCGTATTTTAAAGCCATGGCCTATGGTTAATCAAGCTCGCCTGCTGTATATCATCTTTGGACCAGTGTCCTCTCTTGACG GACACGTGGTTTGGCAGAGAATGATAGAAGGACCAACAGATGAGACCAGTCTGAAAGGTCTAGCAGATGCGATTAAACTGCTGTACGATACAGAAGCTAGAGAATGGACAGCAGATGATGTTATCAGTCTTGTGGATGAGCTGTCAG TCATTCCCCGGGAGTGGCTCATGGAGAACAACGCTCGGCTTCTAATTCTGAGTGGAAACAGCATTTGCTTCACTTTCATGGCCAGTAAAGCTGTGAATGGGAGAGCCGTCGAGTTAGCCAGGCTCATGGTCTTCCTGGCTTTG GTCTGCGAGAAGGACCTATACTGCATGGACTGGGCAGTAAAAATGATGCAGAAGGTCTGCAAAGTTTTCAGCACTCCGGGGGAGAGAAACAACTTCCTGCAGTGCGTGGAGAACGCCTTTGCCCACATGATCATGGATATGTTACAGGCAGTACTGTCCG GGGATCGTGATGAAGAGGACACCAGctttctgaatttgtttcaCCTTATAAACGCACAAGCAAACTTCCATAAAGAAATCCTGTACCTGACCATgagaaacaccaccacccccccttGA